The proteins below come from a single Aegilops tauschii subsp. strangulata cultivar AL8/78 chromosome 6, Aet v6.0, whole genome shotgun sequence genomic window:
- the LOC109776530 gene encoding F-box protein At3g07870 produces the protein MPQKLRVAASSDGVLPEDMLLQILVRLPAKMICLFRAVCRSWRFLLSDPLFVAAHKSHHSGPLIATCSRLYGRGTIDILDLSGSVVKRIATSMAAPRLVRTCRLDLICVTGSNHFATCHVINPATGDTFALPIHRAKEHAHVEHFFPVSFDFGQVGSTGEYKAIRCVSFDNSNSQSDLLLCEVITLDDGRHARWRGKQGPPAPIARRRDKSVVVNGVAHFLLEFRCPTFSGDHVEPGSMALFNLETEEWMGILKGPMPVRSFVEDSNGRSSYFSLDMELSLVCLDGFLVMAHDPEYGPWDLWFLMDIEKCLWNKRYSIDPQRENLFAQPVDILNDGRIVISASGLLRFYNPVTKTYIDFGMGNSTSVGTYTGSLLSSESTFTSEAERCTTCGCYFTLEADKCSDTCEDCMLRAYAWAC, from the exons ATGCCGCAGAAGTTGCGCGTCGCCGCATCCAGCGATGGCGTGCTGCCTGAAGACATGCTGCTTCAAATCCTTGTGCGCCTCCCGGCAAAGATGATATGCCTCTTCCGAGCGGTCTGCCGATCCTGGAGGTTCCTCCTCTCAGATCCGCTCTTTGTTGCAGCGCACAAGTCCCACCACTCTGGGCCACTAATCGCCACATGTAGTAGATTGTATGGAAGAGGCACCATTGACATTCTGGACTTGTCTGGCTCTGTTGTTAAACGGATAGCCACCAGCATGGCTGCTCCCAGGTTGGTGCGCACATGCCGCTTGGATCTTATTTGTGTCACTGGAAGTAACCACTTTGCGACCTGCCATGTGATCAACCCTGCCACAGGGGATACGTTTGCATTGCCCATTCACCGTGCAAAGGAGCATGCACATGTGGAACATTTCTTCCCCGTATCATTTGACTTTGGACAGGTTGGCTCCACGGGAGAGTACAAGGCTATACGCTGTGTCAGCTTCGATAATTCCAATAGTCAGTCCGACCTGTTGCTCTGTGAGGTCATCACCCTTGATGATGGCCGCCATGCAAGATGGAGGGGCAAACAGGGCCCTCCGGCCCCTATCGCACGTAGGCGTGACAAAAGTGTTGTTGTAAATGGAGTTGCCCATTTCTTGTTGGAATTTCGATGTCCCACATTTTCTGGGGACCATGTCGAACCGGGTAGCATGGCTTTGTTCAACCTTGAGACAGAGGAGTGGATGGGGATTCTCAAAGGTCCAATGCCAGTGCGCAGCTTTGTTGAGGACAGCAATGGCAGGTCCAGTTACTTTAGTCTAGACATGGAGCTATCACTGGTATGTTTGGATGGCTTCTTAGTTATGGCACACGATCCTGAATATGGCCCTTGGGACTTATGGTTTTTGATGGATATTGAGAAATGTCTCTGGAATAAAAGGTACAGCATAGATCCCCAACGTGAAAATCTCTTTGCTCAACCAGTAGACATTCTAAATGATGGGAGGATAGTCATCTCTGCATCAGGATTGCTAAGATTCTATAACCCAGTTACCAAGACTTACATTGATTTTGGGATGGGGAATTCCACATCTGTTGGTACTTACACTGGAAGTCTATTGTCTTCAGAGAGCACTTTCACTTCTGAG GCTGAACGATGCACTACCTGCGGCTGCTATTTCACCCTCGAAGCTGATAAATGTTCTGACACCTGTGAAGATTGTATGTTGCGTGCATATGCATGGGCATGTTGA